From the Brachyhypopomus gauderio isolate BG-103 chromosome 5, BGAUD_0.2, whole genome shotgun sequence genome, one window contains:
- the LOC143514215 gene encoding histidine ammonia-lyase-like isoform X1 — MRVSVRVRGDWLVVPCDDPSTSVRWLGTEALRRYTRAHPGEGISGQPSFTLRRCADRGLLDVEDSISAVLDDNDFLELRIHGDAWDGSHELLPGSVKRLWSKEEDKYISLDGNSLTTADLVNLGKGLYKIKLSSEAEERVIKAREAIEKIMSENAGFEKCAQTVVAKDQLMELQENLVRSTSAGVGAPLSPERTRMLLALRINTLAKGYSGVSMETLQKMLLAFNASCLSWVPEKGLVGASGDQAPLAHLILGLMGEGCMWSPHTGWTDARTVLECHGLTPISLKAKEGLALINGTQMMSSLGAEAVERAEAIARQADVIGALTLEVLRGTNKAYDRDIHALKPHPGQIVVAQRFRALLHSDVFPSAIAEDKPYDRVQDAYTLRCCPQVHGVANDTIAFVKKILNTELNSSTDNPLVFAEQGITFSGGNFHGEYPAKALDFLSIGVHELASMSERRMERMCNPSLSELPAFLVKEGGFHSGFMMAHCTAAALVSENKGLCHPASVDSLSTSVVTEDRVSMGGWAARKALRVVEHVEQVLAIELLAACQVLELLRPLRTTAPLERVYELLRTVVRPWDKDRIISSDIEAAHKLLLESKVWEVVLPYMEQYKDSHHDHASSVD, encoded by the exons ATGCGTGTGTCCGTCCGTGTGCGTGGTGACTGGCTGGTGGTCCCGTGCGACGACCCGTCCACGAGCGTACGGTGGCTGGGCACGGAGGCCCTGCGGCGCTACACCAGGGCTCACCCAGGCGAGGGGATCAGTGGCCAGCCGAGCTTCACACTCAGGAGGTGCGCAGACAGAGGTCTGCTGGATGTGGAGGACTCCATCAGCGCAGTGCTGGACGACAACGATTTCCTGGAGCTTC GGATTCATGGAGATGCTTGGGATGGATCTCACGAGCTGCTGCCTGGCAGTGT CAAAAGACTTTGGTCAAAGGAAGAAGATAAG TATATCTCACTGGATGGGAACAGCCTCACAACTGCTGATCTGGTCAATCTGGGAAAAGGCCTTTATAAGATCAAG CTGAGCTCTGAGGCAGAGGAACGTGTGATCAAAGCCAGGGAAGCCATTGAGAAGATCATGTCAGAAAATGCAG GCTTTGAGAAATGTGCACAGACTGTTGTGGCAAAAGATCAACTAAT GGAGCTGCAAGAAAATCTGGTTCGCTCTACCAGTGCAG ggGTTGGAGCTCCTCTAAGTCCAGAGAGGACCCGCATGCTGCTTGCGCTCAGGATTAACACCTTGGCCAAAGGTTAtagtggagtttccatggagACTCTTCAGAAAATGCTCTTGGCATTTAATG CGTCTTGTCTGTCCTGGGTCCCTGAGAAGGGGCTGGTGGGGGCCAGTGGCGATCAAGCCCCCCTTGCTCACCTTATCCTGGGGCTGATGGGAGAGGGCTGCATGTGGTCCCCACACACCGGCTGGACTGATGCCAGAACT GTATTAGAGTGCCATGGTTTGACCCCCATATCACTGAAAGCTAAAGAG GGTCTTGCTTTGATCAACGGGACTCAGATGATGTCATCACTGGGCGCCGAGGCTGTAGAGAGGGCCGAGGCCATTGCTCGCCAGGCTGATGTTATTGGTGCCCTCACTCTGGAGGTTCTGAGAGGAACAAACAAGGCCTATGACCGCG ATATCCATGCACTGAAGCCACACCCAGGTCAGATTGTGGTGGCCCAGCGCTTTCGCGCCCTGCTCCACTCCGACGTCTTCCCCTCCGCTATCGCAG AAGATAAGCCCTATGATCGTGTTCAGGATGCCTACACCTTGCGATGCTGCCCACAG GTGCACGGGGTGGCCAATGACACCATAGCTTTTGTGAAAAAAATTCTCAACACTGAACTCAACAGCAGCACAGATAACCCA CTGGTATTTGCTGAACAAGGGATCACTTTTTCAGGAGGAAACTTCCACGGAGAATATCCTGCTAAG GCTCTGGACTTCCTGTCCATAGGCGTGCACGAGCTGGCGAGTATGAGTGAACGGCGCATGGAGAGGATGTGTAACCCTTCGCTCAGCGAGCTCCCTGCCTTCCTGGTGAAAGAGGGCGGCTTCCACTCAGGCTTCATGATGGCGCACTGCACGGCGGCTGCTCTGG TGTCGGAGAACAAGGGGCTGTGCCACCCGGCCTCTGTGGACTCCCTGTCCACCAGCGTGGTCACCGAGGACCGCGTGTCCATGGGGGGCTGGGCGGCCAGGAAAGCGCTGAGGGTGGTGGAGCACGTGGAGCAGG ttcTTGCCATCGAGCTGCTGGCCGCCTGCCAGGTTCTGGAGCTCCTGCGACCCTTGAGGACCACGGCGCCGCTGGAGAGAGTCTACGAGCTGCTGCGCACCGTGGTCAG ACCATGGGACAAAGACCGCATCATCAGCTCAGATATTGAAGCAGCTCACAAGCTCCTCCTAGAGTCAAAG gTATGGGAGGTGGTGCTGCCATACATGGAGCAATATAAGGACAGTCACCATGACCACGCCTCTTCTGTTGACTGA
- the LOC143513747 gene encoding uncharacterized protein LOC143513747: protein MTCTNDGYENYDDVITADQNSADVTEEMTEIYDDVITTGLSPDIIARTIFNMTTPEDCDIAGSNPKNDSNGASENSDVISAGQDVGGVDDYEDIKEEPEKEINHVTERPRPMPFLRKLHLNFFKLNK, encoded by the exons ATGACCTGCACCA ATGATGGATATGAGAATTATGATGATGTCATTACTGCTGATCAGAACTCTGCTGATGTCACAG AGGAGATGACAGAGATCTATGATGACGTCATTACCACTGGACTAAGCCCAGACATTATAGCAAGAACTATTTTTAATA TGACCACACCAGAAGACTGTGATATCGCTGGATCAAACCCTAAAAATGACAGCAA TGGTGCTTCAGAGAACAGTGATGTCATATCTGCTGGACAGGATGTAggaggtgtagatg ACTATGAGGACATAAAGGAGGAGCCTGAGAAAGAGATTAATCACGTGACTGAGAGACCACGCCCAATGCCTTTCCTCAGGAAATTACATTTAAACTTCTTCAAACTCAATAAATGA
- the LOC143514215 gene encoding histidine ammonia-lyase-like isoform X2, which produces MRVSVRVRGDWLVVPCDDPSTSVRWLGTEALRRYTRAHPGEGISGQPSFTLRRCADRGLLDVEDSISAVLDDNDFLELRIHGDAWDGSHELLPGISKRLWSKEEDKYISLDGNSLTTADLVNLGKGLYKIKLSSEAEERVIKAREAIEKIMSENAGFEKCAQTVVAKDQLMELQENLVRSTSAGVGAPLSPERTRMLLALRINTLAKGYSGVSMETLQKMLLAFNASCLSWVPEKGLVGASGDQAPLAHLILGLMGEGCMWSPHTGWTDARTVLECHGLTPISLKAKEGLALINGTQMMSSLGAEAVERAEAIARQADVIGALTLEVLRGTNKAYDRDIHALKPHPGQIVVAQRFRALLHSDVFPSAIAEDKPYDRVQDAYTLRCCPQVHGVANDTIAFVKKILNTELNSSTDNPLVFAEQGITFSGGNFHGEYPAKALDFLSIGVHELASMSERRMERMCNPSLSELPAFLVKEGGFHSGFMMAHCTAAALVSENKGLCHPASVDSLSTSVVTEDRVSMGGWAARKALRVVEHVEQVLAIELLAACQVLELLRPLRTTAPLERVYELLRTVVRPWDKDRIISSDIEAAHKLLLESKVWEVVLPYMEQYKDSHHDHASSVD; this is translated from the exons ATGCGTGTGTCCGTCCGTGTGCGTGGTGACTGGCTGGTGGTCCCGTGCGACGACCCGTCCACGAGCGTACGGTGGCTGGGCACGGAGGCCCTGCGGCGCTACACCAGGGCTCACCCAGGCGAGGGGATCAGTGGCCAGCCGAGCTTCACACTCAGGAGGTGCGCAGACAGAGGTCTGCTGGATGTGGAGGACTCCATCAGCGCAGTGCTGGACGACAACGATTTCCTGGAGCTTC GGATTCATGGAGATGCTTGGGATGGATCTCACGAGCTGCTGCCTGGCA TTAGCAAAAGACTTTGGTCAAAGGAAGAAGATAAG TATATCTCACTGGATGGGAACAGCCTCACAACTGCTGATCTGGTCAATCTGGGAAAAGGCCTTTATAAGATCAAG CTGAGCTCTGAGGCAGAGGAACGTGTGATCAAAGCCAGGGAAGCCATTGAGAAGATCATGTCAGAAAATGCAG GCTTTGAGAAATGTGCACAGACTGTTGTGGCAAAAGATCAACTAAT GGAGCTGCAAGAAAATCTGGTTCGCTCTACCAGTGCAG ggGTTGGAGCTCCTCTAAGTCCAGAGAGGACCCGCATGCTGCTTGCGCTCAGGATTAACACCTTGGCCAAAGGTTAtagtggagtttccatggagACTCTTCAGAAAATGCTCTTGGCATTTAATG CGTCTTGTCTGTCCTGGGTCCCTGAGAAGGGGCTGGTGGGGGCCAGTGGCGATCAAGCCCCCCTTGCTCACCTTATCCTGGGGCTGATGGGAGAGGGCTGCATGTGGTCCCCACACACCGGCTGGACTGATGCCAGAACT GTATTAGAGTGCCATGGTTTGACCCCCATATCACTGAAAGCTAAAGAG GGTCTTGCTTTGATCAACGGGACTCAGATGATGTCATCACTGGGCGCCGAGGCTGTAGAGAGGGCCGAGGCCATTGCTCGCCAGGCTGATGTTATTGGTGCCCTCACTCTGGAGGTTCTGAGAGGAACAAACAAGGCCTATGACCGCG ATATCCATGCACTGAAGCCACACCCAGGTCAGATTGTGGTGGCCCAGCGCTTTCGCGCCCTGCTCCACTCCGACGTCTTCCCCTCCGCTATCGCAG AAGATAAGCCCTATGATCGTGTTCAGGATGCCTACACCTTGCGATGCTGCCCACAG GTGCACGGGGTGGCCAATGACACCATAGCTTTTGTGAAAAAAATTCTCAACACTGAACTCAACAGCAGCACAGATAACCCA CTGGTATTTGCTGAACAAGGGATCACTTTTTCAGGAGGAAACTTCCACGGAGAATATCCTGCTAAG GCTCTGGACTTCCTGTCCATAGGCGTGCACGAGCTGGCGAGTATGAGTGAACGGCGCATGGAGAGGATGTGTAACCCTTCGCTCAGCGAGCTCCCTGCCTTCCTGGTGAAAGAGGGCGGCTTCCACTCAGGCTTCATGATGGCGCACTGCACGGCGGCTGCTCTGG TGTCGGAGAACAAGGGGCTGTGCCACCCGGCCTCTGTGGACTCCCTGTCCACCAGCGTGGTCACCGAGGACCGCGTGTCCATGGGGGGCTGGGCGGCCAGGAAAGCGCTGAGGGTGGTGGAGCACGTGGAGCAGG ttcTTGCCATCGAGCTGCTGGCCGCCTGCCAGGTTCTGGAGCTCCTGCGACCCTTGAGGACCACGGCGCCGCTGGAGAGAGTCTACGAGCTGCTGCGCACCGTGGTCAG ACCATGGGACAAAGACCGCATCATCAGCTCAGATATTGAAGCAGCTCACAAGCTCCTCCTAGAGTCAAAG gTATGGGAGGTGGTGCTGCCATACATGGAGCAATATAAGGACAGTCACCATGACCACGCCTCTTCTGTTGACTGA
- the LOC143513746 gene encoding scavenger receptor cysteine-rich type 1 protein M130-like, with translation MRDAAVVCRELDCGEAVDVLGDSHFGPGPIWMDDVDCSGSESTLKNCSSAGWGENNCNQTKTAGVICSGNILRVRLVGGSRCSGRVEVLHGKTWSTVCDADFDQQDAEVVCRELGCGLPVEVLGAAAFGRGEGQMWTEELQCRGNESEIYSCPTSSLRNNCFHDSDVGLICSGSVRLVGGVSPCAGRVEILHRGQWGTVCDDYWEMTHAAVVCRELSCGEAVDVPGDAHFGQGSGPISISYICNGTEQTLQNCEPEEWEGSHCGHDEDAGVRCSAHRRCRLTDGPHLCSGRVEVLHGKTWGTVCDADFDQQDAEVVCRELGCGHPVEVLGAAAFSRGEGQVWTEELQCRGNESEIYSCPTSSTLRNNCSHDNDVGVICSGHTAARLVNGWDSCSGRVELQYLSDWGSVCGGSWNMKAASVLCGQMMCGSAVAVLGADWFGEGRGHIWADVFDCHGNKTHLSECPISSWSRAACSHEQDVGVICNGSSQVFHEGRVRLSGGRECEGQVEVFFIQDWRRVLLDSWSVSEASVVCRQLGCGSVLNFSSSSPSSPEQHSHMCVTGFNCSGSEAHLGNCSSAKLLNFSCSSREQLYITCSAHSSIRLVGSGGDCAGRLEVFLSGLWGTVCDDSWDIEDAQVVCRQLQCGVALSVPVPAWFGPGTGPIQLNEVQCEGSETSLWNCSYQLCGEDECGHQEDVGVVCSDFKEMRLTEGCVGNLEVFYNGSWGNVCVNGMNDETVSLVCRELNCGRTGRESGARARVESAPNWLDQVKCKKHDSTLWHCPSEPWGQNICDNRNEVAHITCSGGSNDGVQQRHVRCSSSPSQSQCSNHLPLRLRGAEGSCSGSLEVYHNAVWGSVCGDQWDIRDAEVVCRQLGCGKALRADGGAASGAGEGVMWLNRVKCRGDEIHLWDCSYSLKNHTDCSHKEDAGVTCAAPSPPPTTTSRTTTRTSSPTVGHTLPPPAPALSVLSVVLLGVLLILALVLLAGLVYQNRLLRRVLFSRYTPRFNTMSNAVYEEINHRLIIKRANPTAQMGSVLSEVQHSEYEDVEEELLSESLHDTGVVDVHENYDDVIRADQDFAVVTEEMNYDDVVSTVLNPNIIADYDYAGLNPSFVLMDTDDVISAGQDVGGVDDCRYMMEKPQENGNLF, from the exons ATGAGAGATGCTGCAGTGGTGTGTAGAGAGCTGGACTGTGGGGAGGCTGTAGATGTACTGGGTGATTCTCACTTTGGACCAGGACCAATCTGGATGGATGATGTGGACTGTAGTGGATCTGAGTCTACACTGAAGAACTGTAGTTCAGCAGGGTGGGGTGAAAATAACTGTAATCAAACTAAAACTGCTGGAGTCATCTGCTCAG GTAATATTTTAAGGGTCAGATTGGTTGGAGGTTCTCGCTGCTCTGGGAGAGTGGAGGTGCTTCATGGGAAGACCTGGTCCACAGTGTGTGATGCTGACTTTGACCAgcaggatgcagaggttgtgtgTAGAGAGCTGGGCTGTGGGCTTCCTGTGGAGGTGCTGGGAGCAGCTGCTtttggcagaggggagggccagATGTGGACAGAGGAGCTTCAGTGTAGAGGCAACGAGTCTGAGATTTACTCCTGTCCAACATCTTCATTGAGAAACAACTGCTTTCATGACAGTGATGTTGGACTAATTTGTAGTG GCAGTGTGAGGCTGGTGGGTGGAGTCAGTCCCTGTGCTGGGAGAGTGGAGATTCTTCATAGAGGACAGTGGGGAACAGTGTGTGATGATTACTGGGAGATGACACATGCTGCAGTGGTGTGTAGAGAGCTGAGCTGTGGGGAGGCTGTAGATGTACCGGGTGATGCTCACTTTGGACAGGGATCAGGACCAATCTCGATTAGTTATATCTGTAATGGAACAGAGCAAACACTGCAGAACTGTGAACCAGAAGAGTGGGAGGGCAGTCACTGTGGTCATGATGAAGATGCAGGAGTACGGTGCTCAG CTCACAGGAGGTGCAGACTTACAGACGGTCCTCACCTGTGTTCTGGGAGAGTGGAGGTGCTTCATGGGAAGACCTGGGGCACAGTGTGTGATGCTGACTTTGACCAgcaggatgcagaggttgtgtgTAGAGAGCTGGGCTGTGGGCATCCTGTGGAGGTGCTGGGAGCAGCTGCTTTTAGCAGAGGGGAGGGCCAGGTGTGGACAGAGGAGCTTCAGTGTAGAGGCAACGAATCTGAGATTTACTCCTGTCCAACATCTTCTACACTCAGAAACAACTGTTCCCATGACAATGATGTGGGAGTGATATGTTCAG GTCACACAGCAGCGCGTCTGGTGAACGGCTGGGACTCCTGTTCTGGTCGAGTGGAGCTCCAGTACCTCAGTGACTGGGGCTCAGTTTGTGGGGGAAGCTGGAATATGAAAGCTGCCAGTGTCCTCTGTGGACAGATGATGTGTGGGAGTGCTGTGGCTGTGTTGGGGGCGGACTggtttggggaggggaggggccacaTCTGGGCTGATGTGTTTGATTGTCATGGGAACAAGACACACCTGTCAGAATGTCCCATCTCATCATGGAGTCGAGCAGCATGTTCTCATGAACAGGATGTTGGAGTCATCTGTAATG GTTCCTCTCAGGTCTTTCATGAGGGGCGAGTGCGGTTgtctggagggagggagtgtgaggggcaggtggaggttTTCTTCATCCAGGACTGGAGGAGAGTTCTCCTGGACTCCTGGAGTGTGTCTGAGGCCTCTGTGGTCTGCAGACAGCTGGGCTGTGGCTCTGTGCTgaacttctccagctcctctcCATCCAGTCCTGAACAACACAGCCACATGTGTGTGACGGGGTTCAATTGTTCTGGGAGTGAAGCTCATCTGGGGAACTGCAGCAGTGCAAAACTCCTCAACTTCTCCTGCAGCTCCAGGGAACAGCTGTACATCACCTGCTCTG ccCACAGCTCCATCAGGCTGGTTGGTTCTGGTGGAGACTGTGCAGGGAGGCTGGAGGTTTTCCTCAGTGGTTTGTGGGGGACAGTGTGTGATGACTCATGGGATATTGAGGACGCCCAGGTGGTGTGCAGGCAGCTGCAGTGTGGAGTGGCCCTCAGTGTCCCGGTACCAGCCTGGTTTGGTCCTGGAACTGGACCCATACAGCTGAATGAGGtgcagtgtgaggggagtgagacgTCTCTGTGGAACTGCAGCTATCAGCTCTGTGGAGAAGATGAGTGTGGACATCAAGAGGACGTAGgagtggtgtgttcag ATTTTAAAGAAATGAGACTcactgaggggtgtgtggggaatCTGGAAGTGTTCTACAATGGATCCtgggggaatgtgtgtgtgaatgggatGAATGATGAAACAGTAAGTTTGGTCTGTCGAGAGCTGAACTGTGGAAGAACAGGCAGGGAGTCTGGTGCCAGAGCAAGAGTGGAATCAGCTCCTAACTGGCTGGATCAGGTGAAATGTAAGAAACACGACTCCACTCTGTGGCACTGCCCATCTGAACCCTGGGGCCAGAACATCTGTGATAATCGCAATGAGGTGGCTCACATTACCTGCTCAG GAGGGAGCAATGATGGTGTGCAGCAAAGACATGTGAGatgttcctcctctccctcccagaGCCAGTGCTCCA atCACCTGCCTCTCAGGCTGAGGGGAGCAGAGGGAAGCTGCTCTGGGAGTCTGGAGGTTTACCATAACGCTGTGTGGGGCTCCGTCTGTGGTGATCAGTGGGACATCAGGGACGCTGAGGTGGTCTGCAGACAGCTGGGCTGTGGGAAGGCACTGAGGGCTGATGGGGGTGCTGCCTCTGGTGCTGGTGAAGGGGTGATGTGGCTGAACAGAGTGAAGTGTAGAGGGGATGAGATTCATCTGTGGGACTGCAGTTATTCACTGAAGAACCACACCGACTGCTCCCACAAAGAGGATGCTGGAGTCACCTGTGCAG CCCCGTCTCCCCCCCCCACTACTACCTCCAGAACAACCACCAGAACCTCCAGCCCCACAG TTGGTCATACActacctccaccagcacctgcACTGTCGGTCCTTTCAGTCGTCCTCCTGGGAGTGCTGCTCATCCTGGCTTTAGTGCTTCTCGCTGGGCTGGTGTACCAGAACAGGTTGCTCAGGAGAG TGCTCTTTAGTCGTTACACTCCCAGGTTTAACACCATGTCTAACGCAGTCTATGAGGAGATCAACCACAGACTCATCATTAAAAGAGCCAATCCCACAGCTCAAATGG GAAGTGTCCTTTCTGAAGTCCAGCATTCAGAATATGAGGATGTGGAGGAGGAGCTTCTCTCAG AGTCACTACATGACACTGGTGTAGTGGATGTCCATGAGAAttatgatgatgtcatcagaGCCGATCAGGACTTTGCTGTTGTCACAG AGGAGATGAACTATGATGATGTTGTTTCCACTGTACTGAATCCAAACATTATAGCAG ACTATGATTACGCAGGACTGAACCCAAGCTTCGTATTGA TGGACACTGATGATGTCATCTCTGCTGGACAGGATGTAggaggtgtagatg ATTGCAGGTACATGATGGAGAAGCCTCAGGAAAATGGAAACCTTTTCTGA